A genome region from Schistocerca nitens isolate TAMUIC-IGC-003100 chromosome 4, iqSchNite1.1, whole genome shotgun sequence includes the following:
- the LOC126253460 gene encoding translocon-associated protein subunit alpha: MKSILFLLLVLPAVIFFVDNGSHIMVAAEDDDADDEIVDVEGDGDETSVTDEGSEDDEASPSTSPDADTVILFTKPASAGSGANLELPAGNIVEFLVGFTNKGNQDFILETLEASFRYPMDFSFYIQNFSTVAYNRIVKPSHQATLFYSFIPAEAFAGRPFGLNINLNYRDLTGNVFQEAVYNETIQVVELEEGLDGETFFLYVFLAACVVLLLVIGQQFLYSVGRKRVGKKPVIEKGTSNPNDVDYDWLPRETLNSIRKSPRVPKQSPRMRKAKRSAGFDD; the protein is encoded by the exons ATGAAGAGCATATTGTTTCTATTGCTGGTGCTGCCAGCTGTTATTTTCTTCGTGGACAATG GAAGTCACATAATGGTTGCTGCTGAAGATGACGATGCAGATGATGAAATAGTTGATGTAGAAGGTGATGGCGATGAAACTTCTGTGACTGATGAAGGCAGCGAAGATGATGAAGCGTCACCTAGTACATCTCCTGATGCAGACACGGTGATACTATTCACAAAGCCAGCATCTGCAGGCTCTGGAGCAAATCTGG AGCTCCCAGCTggaaatattgtagaatttttaGTTGGTTTCACAAACAAGGGCAACCAGGACTTCATTTTGGAAACGTTAGAGGCATCTTTTCGCTACCCAATGGATTTTAGTTTCTACATACAGAATTTCTCAACTGTGGCTTATAATCGTATTGTCAAGCCAAGTCATCAAGCAACATTGTTTTATTCATTCATCCCTGCTGAAGCATTTGCTGGAAGGCCATTTGGTCTGAATATAAATTTGAATTACAGGGATCTG ACTGGAAATGTCTTCCAAGAGGCTGTTTATAATGAGACCATACAGGTAGTGGAGTTGGAGGAAGGACTTGATGGGGAAACCTTTTTCTTGTATGTCTTTCTCGCTGCCTGTGTTGTGCTTCTGCTTGTTATTGGACAGCAGTTTCTGTATTCTGTTGGTCGCAAACGTGTTGGGAAGAAGCCAGTTATTGAGAAAGGTACTTCAAATCCTAATGATGTGGACTATGACTGGTTACCAAGAGAAACACTTAACAGCATCA GAAAGTCACCTCGGGTTCCAAAACAGAGTCCAAGAATGAGGAAAGCTAAGAGATCTGCTGGATTTGATGACTGA